In Musa acuminata AAA Group cultivar baxijiao chromosome BXJ3-9, Cavendish_Baxijiao_AAA, whole genome shotgun sequence, a single genomic region encodes these proteins:
- the LOC103997843 gene encoding uncharacterized protein LOC103997843: MGNVTSSVAARFAFFPPEPATYEVFRERGGDGRLCLTGLSPEKNVEVHLVETRAGNRVVATFWRHPRARFTVLYSHGNAADLGQMLDLFLELRAHLRVNIMSYDYSGYGASTGKPSEFNTYYDIEAVYDCLKKEYGIRQEDLILYGQSVGSGPTLHLAARLQKLRGVVLHSAILSGIRVLYPVKVTFCFDIFKNIDKIRQVNCPVFVIHGTADDIVDWTHGKRLWELSKIKYDPLWIKGGGHCNLETYPEYIKHLRKFINAMEKLPLVKQNNQSRLPTTTITESKHNKCLRFGKR; encoded by the exons ATGGGGAACGTGACATCGTCGGTGGCGGCACGGTTCGCATTCTTCCCGCCGGAGCCGGCGACGTACGAGGTGTTCCGGGAGAGGGGAGGGGATGGGCGGCTCTGCCTGACGGGGCTGTCGCCGGAGAAGAACGTGGAGGTGCACCTGGTGGAGACCCGCGCCGGGAACCGAGTGGTGGCCACGTTCTGGCGCCACCCCCGCGCCCGCTTCACCGTCCTCTACTCCCACGGCAATGCCGCTGACCTCGGTCAGATGCTCGACCTCTTCCTTGAGCTCCGCGCTCACCTCCGCGTCAATATCATGAG TTACGATTACTCAGGCTATGGAGCATCGACGGGGAAG CCATCTGAATTCAACACATACTATGACATAGAAGCAGTATATGATTGTCTGAAGAAAGAGTATGGAATAAGACAGGAGGATCTCATTTTGTATGGCCAGTCTGTTGGTAGCGGACCAACATTGCACCTCGCTGCACGATTACAGAAACTGAGAGGCGTCGTTCTCCATAGTGCAATTCTCTCGGGCATACGTGTCTTGTATCCTGTGAAAGTGACATTCTGCTTTGATATCTTTAAA AACATTGACAAGATACGACAAGTCAACTGCCCAGTCTTTGTTATACAT GGAACGGCTGATGACATCGTCGACTGGACTCATGGGAAACGTTTGTGGGAACTATCCAAAATAAAATATGATCCCTTGTGGATCAAGGGTGGTGGTCACTGCAACTTAGAGACATATCCTGAATATATCAAGCACTTGCGAAAATTTATTAATGCCATGGAGAAACTTCCACTTGTGAAACAGAACAACCAAAGCAGGCTTCCGACAACAACCATCACAGAATCAAAACATAACAAGTGTTTGAGATTTGGCAAGAGATAG
- the LOC103997844 gene encoding brassinosteroid-related acyltransferase 1 isoform X1, with product MAANRVDYHEVFTTKTITVCPRARPPHAHEAKVIHLSNLDRKCPALMYLVFFYRSTPPLHGRQLSSASLFSSLKRGLEEAMSDWYPAAGRLCLAPPPPTGKINLACTNSGALLVEAATRATISDLGDLAQHNDFYERLVCKPPSGACFADTPLVVGQVTKFACGGYSIGVGTNHALFDGAANYSFLSAWASKTVGRAAEGQVELVEPVHERGRLLVCHGQSQVSLSKAADREGEMGGFMALDHLHQLIKQAVSANCIVPGGQLKLSEMDSTGHEHLVLRTFSVSASMVSRLKNKAASGSGGISCSSFEVVAAHLWKVRTKAFNIAKHRMVCLQFAVDARARMRPPLPKGFTGNAYVLSSVACTSAELEEASLATVVGKIKAAKQAVTDSYVMKYLAALNAAPQVALPPLPELTMVSDWTKTPYHSIDFGLGKAVFVTPLATPFPQVAYFMQSPSEAGRMDVRIGLPHMHLQAFTHYFLSAM from the exons ATGGCAGCCAACAGAGTGGATTACCATGAGGTTTTCACCACCAAGACCATAACAGTCTGTCCACGAGCTCGCCCTCCTCATGCTCATGAGGCCAAAGTCATCCATCTCTCAAATCTGGACAGAAAGTGTCCCGCCCTAATGTACTTGGTGTTCTTTTACAGATCAACTCCACCCCTTCATGGCCGGCAGCTTTCATCTGCTTCTCTTTTCTCCTCCTTAAAAAGGGGACTGGAGGAGGCCATGTCCGATTGGTACCCAGCTGCAGGCCGGCTGTGCCTCGCCCCACCACCACCCACCGGGAAGATCAACCTGGCTTGCACCAATTCCGGTGCACTTCTGGTCGAGGCAGCCACCCGAGCTACGATTTCAGATCTCGGAGACCTAGCTCAGCACAATGACTTCTACGAACGCCTGGTCTGCAAGCCTCCCTCCGGGGCCTGCTTCGCCGACACGCCGCTTGTCGTCGGTCAG GTGACCAAGTTTGCGTGTGGAGGCTACTCGATTGGGGTGGGCACAAACCACGCGCTCTTTGATGGGGCGGCAAACTACAGTTTCTTGAGTGCATGGGCTTCCAAGACGGTGGGGAGGGCAGCTGAAGGACAGGTGGAGCTCGTCGAGCCGGTCCATGAGAGAGGAAGGCTCTTGGTCTGCCATGGCCAGAGCCAGGTGAGCTTATCGAAGGCTGCCGATCGAGAAGGCGAGATGGGAGGGTTCATGGCTCTCGATCATCTGCATCAGCTGATCAAACAGGCAGTGTCTGCGAACTGCATCGTTCCCGGTGGGCAGCTGAAGCTCTCGGAGATGGACAGCACAGGGCACGAGCACTTGGTGCTGAGAACGTTCTCTGTGAGTGCTTCCATGGTGAGCAGGCTTAAGAACAAAGCTGCAAGCGGCTCCGGTGGCATTTCCTGTTCTTCCTTCGAGGTGGTGGCTGCTCATCTATGGAAG GTGAGGACTAAAGCCTTCAACATAGCGAAGCACAGAATGGTGTGTCTCCAATTTGCAGTAGACGCGAGGGCTCGGATGCGTCCGCCGCTGCCGAAAGGCTTCACAGGCAACGCCTATGTCCTCTCCTCCGTTGCATGCACCAGTGCCGAGCTTGAGGAGGCTAGCCTGGCTACTGTGGTTGGAAAGATCAAGGCGGCAAAGCAGGCAGTGACTGACAGCTACGTGATGAAGTATCTGGCAGCCCTCAATGCCGCCCCCCAAGTGGCTCTCCCCCCACTGCCGGAGCTGACGATGGTGTCGGACTGGACAAAGACCCCGTACCACAGCATCGATTTCGGGCTTGGGAAAGCAGTCTTTGTGACTCCCTTGGCCACTCCATTTCCTCAGGTTGCGTACTTCATGCAGAGCCCGAGTGAAGCGGGAAGGATGGACGTGAGGATTGGGTTGCCTCACATGCATCTGCAAGCTTTCACCCACTACTTCCTGTCTGCAATGTAA
- the LOC103997844 gene encoding brassinosteroid-related acyltransferase 1 isoform X2: protein MSDWYPAAGRLCLAPPPPTGKINLACTNSGALLVEAATRATISDLGDLAQHNDFYERLVCKPPSGACFADTPLVVGQVTKFACGGYSIGVGTNHALFDGAANYSFLSAWASKTVGRAAEGQVELVEPVHERGRLLVCHGQSQVSLSKAADREGEMGGFMALDHLHQLIKQAVSANCIVPGGQLKLSEMDSTGHEHLVLRTFSVSASMVSRLKNKAASGSGGISCSSFEVVAAHLWKVRTKAFNIAKHRMVCLQFAVDARARMRPPLPKGFTGNAYVLSSVACTSAELEEASLATVVGKIKAAKQAVTDSYVMKYLAALNAAPQVALPPLPELTMVSDWTKTPYHSIDFGLGKAVFVTPLATPFPQVAYFMQSPSEAGRMDVRIGLPHMHLQAFTHYFLSAM, encoded by the exons ATGTCCGATTGGTACCCAGCTGCAGGCCGGCTGTGCCTCGCCCCACCACCACCCACCGGGAAGATCAACCTGGCTTGCACCAATTCCGGTGCACTTCTGGTCGAGGCAGCCACCCGAGCTACGATTTCAGATCTCGGAGACCTAGCTCAGCACAATGACTTCTACGAACGCCTGGTCTGCAAGCCTCCCTCCGGGGCCTGCTTCGCCGACACGCCGCTTGTCGTCGGTCAG GTGACCAAGTTTGCGTGTGGAGGCTACTCGATTGGGGTGGGCACAAACCACGCGCTCTTTGATGGGGCGGCAAACTACAGTTTCTTGAGTGCATGGGCTTCCAAGACGGTGGGGAGGGCAGCTGAAGGACAGGTGGAGCTCGTCGAGCCGGTCCATGAGAGAGGAAGGCTCTTGGTCTGCCATGGCCAGAGCCAGGTGAGCTTATCGAAGGCTGCCGATCGAGAAGGCGAGATGGGAGGGTTCATGGCTCTCGATCATCTGCATCAGCTGATCAAACAGGCAGTGTCTGCGAACTGCATCGTTCCCGGTGGGCAGCTGAAGCTCTCGGAGATGGACAGCACAGGGCACGAGCACTTGGTGCTGAGAACGTTCTCTGTGAGTGCTTCCATGGTGAGCAGGCTTAAGAACAAAGCTGCAAGCGGCTCCGGTGGCATTTCCTGTTCTTCCTTCGAGGTGGTGGCTGCTCATCTATGGAAG GTGAGGACTAAAGCCTTCAACATAGCGAAGCACAGAATGGTGTGTCTCCAATTTGCAGTAGACGCGAGGGCTCGGATGCGTCCGCCGCTGCCGAAAGGCTTCACAGGCAACGCCTATGTCCTCTCCTCCGTTGCATGCACCAGTGCCGAGCTTGAGGAGGCTAGCCTGGCTACTGTGGTTGGAAAGATCAAGGCGGCAAAGCAGGCAGTGACTGACAGCTACGTGATGAAGTATCTGGCAGCCCTCAATGCCGCCCCCCAAGTGGCTCTCCCCCCACTGCCGGAGCTGACGATGGTGTCGGACTGGACAAAGACCCCGTACCACAGCATCGATTTCGGGCTTGGGAAAGCAGTCTTTGTGACTCCCTTGGCCACTCCATTTCCTCAGGTTGCGTACTTCATGCAGAGCCCGAGTGAAGCGGGAAGGATGGACGTGAGGATTGGGTTGCCTCACATGCATCTGCAAGCTTTCACCCACTACTTCCTGTCTGCAATGTAA
- the LOC135648822 gene encoding probable CCR4-associated factor 1 homolog 7, with protein sequence MSSILPKNETVQIREVWSNNLEQEFALIREIVDDFPFVAMDTEFPGIVCRPLGNFRTSSDFNYATLKANVDMLKLIQLGLTLSDEHGSLPTCGTDRGCVWQFNFREFDIQRDVFASDSIELLRQSGIDFKKNNEKGIDAQRFGELLMSSGIVLNDSVHWVTFHSGYDFGYLLKLLTCQNLPETQAGFFNLIKIYFPTVYDIKHLMKFCNSLHGGLNKLAELLDVERVGICHQAGSDSLLTSCAFRKLKESFFNGSTEKYAGVLYGLGVENGQTAH encoded by the coding sequence ATGTCGTCGATCCTGCCCAAGAACGAGACGGTCCAGATCCGCGAGGTGTGGAGCAATAACCTCGAGCAAGAGTTCGCCCTGATTCGCGAGATCGTGGACGACTTCCCCTTTGTCGCCATGGACACGGAGTTCCCCGGCATCGTGTGCCGCCCTCTGGGCAACTTCCGGACCAGCTCCGACTTCAACTATGCCACCCTCAAGGCCAACGTCGACATGCTGAAGCTCATCCAACTGGGACTTACCCTCTCCGACGAGCACGGCAGCCTCCCCACCTGCGGCACCGACCGCGGCTGCGTCTGGCAGTTCAATTTCCGCGAGTTTGACATCCAGCGGGACGTGTTCGCCTCCGACTCCATCGAGCTCCTCCGTCAGAGCGGCATTGATTTCAAGAAGAACAACGAGAAAGGGATCGACGCCCAACGCTTTGGCGAACTCCTCATGTCGTCGGGCATCGTGCTTAATGACTCCGTCCACTGGGTTACCTTCCACAGCGGCTACGATTTCGGGTATCTTCTCAAGCTGCTCACTTGTCAGAACCTCCCGGAGACCCAGGCCGGCTTCTTCAATCTCATCAAGATCTACTTTCCGACCGTGTACGACATCAAGCACCTCATGAAATTCTGCAACAGCCTCCATGGGGGGCTCAACAAGCTCGCCGAGCTGCTCGATGTCGAGAGGGTTGGGATCTGCCACCAGGCCGGTTCAGACAGCTTGCTCACCTCGTGTGCTTTCAGGAAGTTGAAGgagtctttcttcaatggttctactGAGAAATATGCAGGCGTGTTGTACGGGTTGGGTGTTGAGAATGGGCAGACTGCTCATTga
- the LOC103997846 gene encoding sister chromatid cohesion protein PDS5 homolog C, with protein sequence MASAEELEERLRDVGDRLASPPTDVGELLSLLDETESLLLRVQQSPSQSMLDALRPTMNLMVEKKFLEHPDEDVKVIVASCTSEITRITAPNAPYDDDLMKVVFQKIVDAFENLDDTSSRSFSKRVSILETVAKVQSCIVMLDLECDAMILDMFQIFLRTIRPNHSENIFCSMGTIMTVILEESEEISPELLSCLLDSVKNDNKDILPIARRLAERVIADCALKLKPYLVELAKSKKAFLSKYSRVVASVCQEYSDQVEQNDMNSAADAMADDSKLSKKTESSQKRKSELSGHGNQMKNKRAANRDCSAILGLKAGRLDDTSGPKNPGKPAQVREPDQSIVGLKIKVWWPDDKRFYDGTVEDYDRTTKKHKILYDDGDVEVLLLKNERWDFIGDKIRTSYFMGQTKDDFSPDASSDKRTKKHSNHVARETNVGTPVKSGTHSSSTGSTEIRKRKGRPPKVANSNHSLLSGDDSPNISSKSKEKAPNKPKDDVPKSGTKLKKDGEKAKEHNEETHKLDKKPRDMAILEATGESKTNGVPVKEKLKVQETGASSAKVSSKEAESEASAAKKRKIMGNS encoded by the exons ATGGCGTCCGCGGAGGAGTTGGAGGAGCGGCTGCGGGACGTTGGGGACCGGCTCGCGTCTCCTCCAACTGACGTCGGCGAACTCCTTTCCCTGCTCGAT GAAACTGAAAGTCTTTTATTGAGAGTTCAACAATCACCAAGTCAGTCGATGTTAGATGCTCTTCGCCCTACAATGAATCTGATGGTTGAGAAGAAGTTTTTGGAACACCCAGATGAGGATGTGAAAGTCATAGTTGCTTCGTGTACCAGCGAAATCACAAGAATAACTGCACCTAATGCTCCATATGATGATGATTTAATGAAG GTGGTATTCCAGAAGATTGTTGATGCATTTGAAAATTTGGATGACACATCCAGTCGCTCATTCTCTAAGAGGGTTTCAATTCTTGAAACCGTTGCAAAAGTTCAGTCATGCATCGTGATGTTGGATCTGGAATGTGATGCTATGATTTTAGATATGTTTCAAATTTTCCTGAGAACAATACG gCCAAATCATAGTGAGAATATTTTTTGTTCAATGGGAACCATCATGACAGTTATATTAGAGGAGAGTGAAGAAATTTCCCCAGAGCTTCTCTCCTGCCTCCTGGATTCGGTGAAAAATGATAACAAA GACATCTTGCCCATTGCTCGCAGGCTTGCAGAAAGAGTAATTGCTGACTGTGCCTTGAAATTGAAACCTTATCTGGTTGAATTAGCTAAATCAAAAAAAGCCTTTTTAAGCAAGTATAGCAGAGTTGTTGCTTCTGTATGTCAAGAGTATTCTGATCAAGTGGAGCAAAATGACATGAATTCTGCTGCTGATGCTATG GCAGATGACAGTAAATTATCCAAGAAGACTGAATCTTCTCAAAAGCGGAAGTCTGAACTCTCTGGTCATGGTAACCAAATGAAAAATAAACGTGCAGCTAATAGAGATTGTTCTGCTATCTTGGGGTTAAAGGCTGGAAGACTAGACGACACTTCGGGTCCTAAG AATCCTGGAAAACCAGCTCAGGTTAGAGAACCTGATCAAAGCATTGTTGGCCTCAAAATTAAAGTATGGTGGCCGGATGACAAAAG GTTTTATGATGGTACTGTTGAAGATTATGATCGCACGACAAAGAAGCATAAG ATTCTCTATGATGATGGTGATGTAGAGGTGTTGTTGCTGAAGAACGAACGTTGGGATTTCATTGGAGATAAAATAAGAACATCTTATTTTATG GGGCAAACAAAAGATGATTTCAGTCCTGATGCTTCTTCAGA CAAAAGAACGAAGAAACATTCAAACCATGTGGCAAGGGAAACCAATGTGGGAACACCAGTAAAAAG TGGTACACATTCCAGCAGTACGGGCAGCACAGAAATTCGTAAGCGGAAAGGTCGACCTCCTAAAGTGGCAAATTCCAACCATAGTCTGTTATCCGGTGATGACAGTCCAAACATATCAAGCAAATCAAAAGAAAAGGCTCCAAACAAGCCAAAAGATGATGTACCTAAATCTGGCACCAAGCTCAAGAAGGATGGTGAGAAGGCGAAGGAACACAATGAAGAAACCCATAAATTGGATAAAAAACCTAGGGATATGGCCATTTTGGAAGCAACTGGTGAATCAAAGACAAATGGAGTTCCGGTGAAAGAAAAATTGAAGGTTCAAGAAACAGGGGCATCTTCCGCAAAGGTTTCATCAAAAGAAGCAGAAAGTGAGGCATCAGCTGCAAAGAAGCGAAAGATCATGGGCAATAGTTAG